One Gadus morhua chromosome 23, gadMor3.0, whole genome shotgun sequence DNA segment encodes these proteins:
- the dap gene encoding death-associated protein 1 homolog, translated as MSSPPKEKIETKAGHLPAVKAGGMRIVQKHQVSSSPEPVPKDEKDEEEYETTSPPKPTVIVSGVVTKGDRDFTPAAAQVAHQKPQPALPKMAPSHQQNQQIHQPRK; from the exons ATGTCGTCCCCACCCAAAGAGAAGATCGAGACCAAAGCTGGACATCTTCCTGCAG TGAAGGCAGGAGGCATGAGGATAGTCCAGAAGCACCAAGTCAGCAGTAGTCCGGAGCCTGTGCCCAAAGACGAAAAGGACGAGGAAGAGTATGAGACCACCAG TCCTCCAAAGCCCACCGTGATCGTCTCTGGAGTGGTCACAAAG GGTGACAGGGACTTCACCCCGGCAGCTGCCCAGGTAGCCCACCAGAAGCCCCAGCCCGCGCTCCCCAAGATGGCCCCCAGCCACCAGCAAAACCAGCAAATCCACCAGCCCCGCAAGTGA